The following are from one region of the Thermococcus cleftensis genome:
- a CDS encoding AI-2E family transporter, producing MRAEVIAWTVAVLTIVYLAWRTVSPLVTPIFFGLVLAYAAYPIHRRLKGRIGKRKSAALLTAGTVGLGGVITFELLMISVRVAASFYDSIVEFFNWLMIQPLPPEVLDFLQRFSDQLIPRLSDYISRGTLSIPLYLLQLFVFLLTFYYSLAYAEDISRQIHLSLPRKNRELGERILESLNRTLGALVRAWLVLNVVKGILMTFGFIIFGVSDIYTAIVAGFLTFLFSFVPLFEGWMIWAIAAAYFAMNGSYLHAAGIALYGFLLVSPIPDYTIRPMMVAKDADLDETLVFIGMIGGTWAMGVKGLIIGPIVLNLLLVLLKEWKRIINEREPSHRHPQAPSKPAPRPQG from the coding sequence ATGAGGGCTGAAGTCATCGCCTGGACGGTCGCGGTTCTCACGATTGTGTACCTCGCGTGGAGGACGGTTAGCCCATTGGTTACCCCGATATTCTTCGGCCTGGTTCTCGCCTACGCCGCCTACCCAATCCACCGCCGGCTGAAAGGGCGTATAGGCAAGAGGAAATCCGCGGCACTCCTGACGGCGGGAACCGTGGGGCTAGGGGGAGTGATAACCTTCGAGCTCCTTATGATTTCCGTCCGTGTTGCCGCGTCGTTCTACGACAGCATCGTCGAGTTCTTCAACTGGCTGATGATCCAGCCCCTCCCTCCGGAAGTTCTAGACTTCCTACAGAGGTTTTCGGACCAGCTGATTCCGCGCCTCTCGGATTACATATCCCGTGGGACCCTCTCGATCCCCCTCTACCTCCTCCAGCTCTTCGTTTTCCTCCTAACGTTCTACTACTCCCTTGCCTACGCTGAAGACATCTCAAGGCAGATACACCTTTCACTTCCGCGGAAGAACCGCGAGCTCGGCGAGAGAATACTAGAGAGCCTCAACAGGACCCTTGGAGCCCTAGTCCGGGCCTGGTTGGTGCTCAACGTGGTCAAAGGGATCCTCATGACCTTTGGCTTCATAATATTCGGCGTCTCCGACATCTACACGGCCATAGTTGCCGGCTTCCTAACGTTTCTGTTCTCCTTCGTCCCGCTCTTCGAGGGCTGGATGATATGGGCCATAGCGGCCGCCTACTTCGCCATGAACGGCTCTTATCTCCACGCCGCGGGAATAGCGCTCTACGGCTTCCTCCTCGTCTCGCCGATTCCAGACTACACGATAAGGCCCATGATGGTGGCGAAAGACGCTGACCTCGATGAGACGCTGGTGTTCATCGGTATGATAGGCGGAACCTGGGCCATGGGAGTGAAGGGACTCATAATCGGCCCGATAGTCCTCAACCTCCTCCTCGTCCTGCTGAAAGAGTGGAAAAGGATCATAAACGAGAGAGAACCTTCACACCGGCACCCTCAAGCTCCTTCAAAGCCCGCCCCTCGTCCTCAGGGTTGA
- a CDS encoding nicotinamidase — protein MPEEALIVVDMQRDFMPGGALPVPEGDRIIPRCNRYIEEFRRRGALIVATRDWHPENHISFRENGGPWPRHCVQNTPGAEFVVELPADAVIISKATEPDKEAYSGFEGTELAEILKRNGVKRVYICGVATEYCVKATALDAVKHGFETYLLRDAVKGINPEDEGRALKELEGAGVKVLSRL, from the coding sequence GAGGGACTTCATGCCCGGCGGGGCTTTGCCCGTTCCGGAGGGGGACAGGATAATACCCCGGTGCAACCGGTACATCGAGGAGTTCCGGAGGAGGGGGGCTTTGATAGTTGCCACCCGCGACTGGCACCCGGAGAACCACATCAGCTTCAGGGAGAACGGCGGCCCCTGGCCGAGGCACTGCGTCCAGAACACGCCGGGGGCAGAGTTCGTCGTGGAGCTTCCAGCTGACGCTGTTATAATCTCGAAGGCGACGGAGCCGGACAAGGAGGCCTATTCAGGCTTCGAGGGAACTGAACTGGCGGAGATTCTGAAGAGAAACGGCGTAAAAAGGGTCTACATCTGTGGGGTGGCGACCGAGTACTGCGTAAAGGCCACAGCCCTAGATGCGGTAAAGCACGGCTTTGAAACATATCTCCTCCGCGATGCCGTGAAGGGAATCAACCCTGAGGACGAGGGGCGGGCTTTGAAGGAGCTTGAGGGTGCCGGTGTGAAGGTTCTCTCTCGTTTATGA